In Burkholderia pseudomultivorans, the DNA window GAGTTCATCGCGACGCGCATCAGATCCTGCGTCGCATCGGTGATGCGCAGCTGCAACAGGTTGTTCGCCATGTTGCCGAGATCGCCGAGGTTCGAGAAGAAGTTGCTGATCGCGGTGCGCACGGGCGTCGGCGTGATCTTCTGGTAACCCTTCGCGATCGGCACCGCGATGTTCGAGTCGACGGCGTCGTTGAACTTGTACATCGTCCGGTTCATCGGCTCGAGCGGGTCGTTCGGGTTGCGGTTGGGGCCCGTCGCGCAGCCGGCCAGCATCGCGCTTGCGGCGACCGTCGCCGCGATGATTCGCACCTTATTCATTGATTCCTTGCGATTGGTTCTTCGCGCGCTTCACGCGCGGTTTGCCCATCAGAACGGGCTGGAATACCACGGCGCCGATCAGCGTGCAGGTCAGCGCCAGCGCCAGCAGCTTGCCCATGCTGGAGGTGCCCGGATGATGCGACAGCCACAGGCTGCCGAATGCGGTGGCCGTCGTCGCGGCGCTGAACAGCACCGCGTGCGTGAGGCTCGAATGCAGCAGCCCGGTTTGTCCCGCGCGCCACGCCATCACGAAATAGACCTTGAACGCGACGCCGACGCCGAGCATCAGCGGCAGCGCGATGATGTTCGCGAAGTTCAGCGACATGCCGAGCACCACGCACATCTCGAGCGTCACGATGCCCGACACGAGCAGCGGCACCAGCGTGCGCAGCACGTCGCCGAAGCGGCGCAGCGTGATCCATAGCAGGATCGTGATCGAAATGATCGACCACAGCGCTGCATGCAGGAACGCGCTGATGATCGTGTCGGCCGAGTGCAGGATCGAGATCGGCCCGCCGATCGCGCCCGGCTCGGCGGTTTTCACGGCCGTCGCGAAACGGCGCAGCATCGTGTCGTCGTTCGGGTCGACGCCCTTCGGCACCTTCGGCGAAATCTGCACGAGCGCATGGCCGTCCGGTGCGATCCAGTCGCGCACGAGCTGCGGCGGCAGCGAATCGCGCGTGATGTCCTGCGGCTGCAGCAGCGCCGCAAGCTGGTTCAGCGCGATGCGCAGCGTGTCGGAGAACGCGCGCTCGGCGCGATCGCGCGTCGCGCTGTCGGCGGCGGCGAGCTTCGCGAGCGATTGCGACAGGTGCTGCGCAGCCGCCGCGCCCGGGCCGGGATGGTCCTCGGCCGCGTAGCTCAGCAGGTCCGACACACGCTTGAGCGCGGCCACGCGCTGCGCGTCGGTGGCCGGCGGCGCGGCCGGCTGGGTCAGCGCGGGCAGCAGCGCGCTCGCGGCCGCGGCGATCGCCGCGCGCTTTTGCGGCTGGTCGGCCGGAATGAAGGTCGACAGCGTCGTCGTGCGGCCGACTTCGGGCAGCGCGTCGAGGCGTTTCGCGGCCGCGTCGGCCTCCGCGAGCGACGGCGCGAGCAGCGTGACGTCGTTCACGGCCGCCTCGGGCGAATCCTTCAGCGCGAGCAGCGTCGCCATCGATTCGCTGTGCGGATCCTTCAGGTGCAACGGGTTGAAGTCGAAGCGCAGGAACGTGAGCAGCGGCAACGCGCCGATCACGACCGCGAGCGTGCCGATCAGGATCGGCTTGCGGTGACGGTCGAGGTAGTCGTCGACCGGCGCGAGCCAAGGGAAGCCCGGCGTCTTCGATTCGCCCGGCGGCGCGAACAGGCGCAGCAGCGCCGGCAGCAGCGTGAGCGTGGTCAGCAGCGCGACGAACATGCCGACGCCGGCGATCAGGCCGAGCTCGGACACGCCGCGATACGCGGTCGGGATGAACGAGAAGAAGCTCGCCGCGACGGCGGTGGTCGCGAGCGCGAGCGGCATGCCCATCGAGTGCGCGGCGCCGATCAGCGCGTGATCGATGCGCGCGTCGCGAAAGCGTTCCTCGCGATACTTGACGCCGTACTGGATCGAAAAGTCGACGCCGAGGCCGACGAACAGCACCATGAACGCGACCGAAATCATGTTCAGCGAGCCGACCATCGCGAGGCCCAGCGCCGCGGTGACGACGAGGCCGACGAACAGCGTGACGAGCACCGAGCCGATCATCCGCTTCGAGCGCAGCGCGAGCCACAGGATGCACAGCACGACGAGCAGCGTGAGCACGCCGTTGAGCACCGCGCCGTCCTCGACCGACGCGAACTCGTCGTCGGCGAGCGGCTGTTCGCCGGTCAGGCGCACGACCGCGCCGTAGCGCTTCTCGAGGTCGAGCGCGCGGGCCGCGTCGCGGATCACCTGGCTCGTTTCCGCGCCGGCCTTCAGCGCGCCGTAGTTGACGACCGGCTGCACGGTGACGAACGCGCGCGCGGGCTGCCGCGCGGCATCGTTGTCGACCAGCGCGCGCCACGAGAATGCGGCGGGCCGGCCGGCCAGCACGTCGTCGACCGTCGCGGCGCTGCGCGCGAGCAGCTTGGCCATCGCCGGCAGTTTCACCTGGCCGGTCAGCAGCGGCTGGCCGAGCGTCGTCGACAGCGTCGTCGCGAGCCCCGTGAGGCTCGGGTTCTTCGCGAGCTCGTTGACGAGCGGGCGGGCGCTGGCGAGTTGCGACGTGGTGTCGGCGACTTCCTGCGGCGAGAGGAACAGCAGGCCGTTGTGCTCGAAGAACGGACCGCCGCCCGGCTCGGCGACCTGGCCGATGCGGCCGGCGTCGGTCTGCTTCTGCAGCGACTCGGTCAGCGCCTGCGCGGCGGCGTTCGCGAATTCGGGTGCGGGCGCCTCGACGACGGCGAGGATCGTGCCGTTGCGTTGCGGGAATGCACGGTCGACCGCGCGGCCGAGCGCGGCCCACTGCGGCTCTGCGTCGACGAGCTTGCTGATGTCGGTGTTGATCTTGAAATGATGCGCAACGTAGACGCCGCTGAACGCGGCGATCACGAGCGACAGCACGACGACCCAGACGGGGCGTCGCACCGACCACGCGACGAGTCGGACGATGAGAGATGTCACCATGTGGCGGTGGGGCGGGGCTGGAAGGGCAAAGTAGCCAAGTATACCGGCGCATCGTGGCGAGAGTCGCGACGTTCGGGTATTCGGGGGCCGGAATGAGAATTGCGCCGCGGCGATGGAATCGGTGCGAGAGCGGCCGCTTTTGTATGGGGATATTTACATAATCGACCGGATTTCCGCCGGGCGGGCGCTGTGACAAAAGGGGTGCAAAGGTAACAGTCGGTCACCGTGCGGCAGCGCGCCGTCAGGCCCGGTATACTTTGCAGCATCGGCCGGCGCAATGTGTCGGCGGTTTTTTCTCATCGAGTGCGATATCCGTATGAAACGTCATCTGTTTGCTTTCGTCGCGGCGGCCGCCGTGTCGGTTTCCGCTTTCGCGCAGAGCGCGCCGGTCGACGTCGTCCGCAATGCGGTCGAGGGCACCGTCAATGCGATGAAGGCCGATCCGGCCGCGCGCGGCGGCGACATGGCGAAGGTCACGCAGGTCGTCGAGCAGCGCTTCCTGCCCGCGACGAACTTCGAGCGCACGACCCGCATCGCGGTCGGCGACGCGTGGAAGCAGGCGACGCCGCAACAGCAGCAGGAGCTGTACAAGCAGTTCAGGTTGCTGATGACGCGCACCTACGCGGCATCGCTCGCCCAGCTCGGCAACCAGGACGCGAAGTTCTCGTTCAAGGCCGGCGGCGCGTCGGGCGCGGACGCGCTCGTGCAGTCGACGGTGACGACGCCGGGCGACAGCCAGTCGGTCGGCTATCGTCTGGGCAAGGTTGGCAGCGACTGGAAGATCTACGACATCGACATGTCCGGTGCGTGGCTGATCCAGGTCTATCAGGGTCAGTTCAAGAGCCAGCTTGCGTCGGGCGGGATCGACGGCCTGATCGCCTACCTGCAGAAGCACAACGCACGGACGAACTGAGCGTCGGGCGGTTTTACCGATGCCGGAAAGGAGAAGACGCCGGAGGGCGTCTTTTTCTTTTTGGGGAACCGGCGAAGCGTTACGCGCGGCGGCGCGCCGGGTCCTCGATGCCGAGCATCCGCAGGCAGTCGCCGACGACGGCCTCGACGAACGCGTGGCGATCGGTCTGGGGCGACGCGATGAGGTGGTCGGTCGCGCCATGCACGCCGGCGTAGATCAGCAGCGCCGTGACCTGCGGATGCGCGAGCCGCCACGCACCGGCCTGCGCGCCGCCTTCGAGAATCGCGCCGAGCTGGTCGAGGATCGCGTTCCGGTCGGGATTCGCGCGGTCGTGGTGATGGTGGTTCGTGTAGACGATGTCGTGCGTGCGGTAGGTCGCCGCGTAGGTGTCGATGCTGGCGCGGATCCACGCGCGCAGGCGGCCCAGCCAGTCGTCGGCGTCGCAGGCGTCGACCGCTTGCTGCAGGCGCTCGAGGAACGACGCCGTATAGCGCTGCGCGAGCGCGGCCAGCATGTCGGCCTTCGAATCGAAGTAGTGATAGAAGGTGCCCTTCGCGACCTGCGCATGCTGGACGATCTCGCTGATCGTGGTCGCCTCCACCCCCTGCGCCAGAAACAGCTTTTCGGCAGCGGCCATCAGCTCGTCGAGG includes these proteins:
- a CDS encoding MMPL family transporter, which gives rise to MVTSLIVRLVAWSVRRPVWVVVLSLVIAAFSGVYVAHHFKINTDISKLVDAEPQWAALGRAVDRAFPQRNGTILAVVEAPAPEFANAAAQALTESLQKQTDAGRIGQVAEPGGGPFFEHNGLLFLSPQEVADTTSQLASARPLVNELAKNPSLTGLATTLSTTLGQPLLTGQVKLPAMAKLLARSAATVDDVLAGRPAAFSWRALVDNDAARQPARAFVTVQPVVNYGALKAGAETSQVIRDAARALDLEKRYGAVVRLTGEQPLADDEFASVEDGAVLNGVLTLLVVLCILWLALRSKRMIGSVLVTLFVGLVVTAALGLAMVGSLNMISVAFMVLFVGLGVDFSIQYGVKYREERFRDARIDHALIGAAHSMGMPLALATTAVAASFFSFIPTAYRGVSELGLIAGVGMFVALLTTLTLLPALLRLFAPPGESKTPGFPWLAPVDDYLDRHRKPILIGTLAVVIGALPLLTFLRFDFNPLHLKDPHSESMATLLALKDSPEAAVNDVTLLAPSLAEADAAAKRLDALPEVGRTTTLSTFIPADQPQKRAAIAAAASALLPALTQPAAPPATDAQRVAALKRVSDLLSYAAEDHPGPGAAAAQHLSQSLAKLAAADSATRDRAERAFSDTLRIALNQLAALLQPQDITRDSLPPQLVRDWIAPDGHALVQISPKVPKGVDPNDDTMLRRFATAVKTAEPGAIGGPISILHSADTIISAFLHAALWSIISITILLWITLRRFGDVLRTLVPLLVSGIVTLEMCVVLGMSLNFANIIALPLMLGVGVAFKVYFVMAWRAGQTGLLHSSLTHAVLFSAATTATAFGSLWLSHHPGTSSMGKLLALALTCTLIGAVVFQPVLMGKPRVKRAKNQSQGINE
- a CDS encoding TetR/AcrR family transcriptional regulator, translated to MTDRTRTAKDDAPAARTPRTKPAEVRLDELMAAAEKLFLAQGVEATTISEIVQHAQVAKGTFYHYFDSKADMLAALAQRYTASFLERLQQAVDACDADDWLGRLRAWIRASIDTYAATYRTHDIVYTNHHHHDRANPDRNAILDQLGAILEGGAQAGAWRLAHPQVTALLIYAGVHGATDHLIASPQTDRHAFVEAVVGDCLRMLGIEDPARRRA
- a CDS encoding MlaC/ttg2D family ABC transporter substrate-binding protein: MKRHLFAFVAAAAVSVSAFAQSAPVDVVRNAVEGTVNAMKADPAARGGDMAKVTQVVEQRFLPATNFERTTRIAVGDAWKQATPQQQQELYKQFRLLMTRTYAASLAQLGNQDAKFSFKAGGASGADALVQSTVTTPGDSQSVGYRLGKVGSDWKIYDIDMSGAWLIQVYQGQFKSQLASGGIDGLIAYLQKHNARTN